The DNA segment GTTCGGGATCTACGCGGTCGTGATGTTCCTCGTCAAGTTCACGGGGTTTGCCGTGCGGTCGCTCGTCGAGGAGGGAAGGTTGGTGCTCCCGGACGCCGTCAACGCACAGGACTTCGCCTTCATCCTGGGGGTCGAACACGCGATCCCGAACATGGCGTTCTGGGCGCTCTTTGCGGTGATCGTCCTCGCGGCGGTGATGTCGACGACCGATAGGCTGATGCTCACGGTCGGCACTTCGTTTGCGTGGGATATCTACAAGAACATCTTCCGCCCTGCGGCGACCGACAAAGAGGTGCTCCTCGTCTCGAAGGTCGCGATCGTCTTCGGGGCCGGCGGCACGCTTCTCCTCGCCATCAACCCCCCGCCGATGCTTGCGTGGCTGATCTGGATGGGTATCGGGGTGATGCTCGCGACGTTCGCGGTTCCGCTGCTTGCCGGGCTCTACTGGCGCGGTGCTACCGGGGAAGGAGCGATCGCGAGCATGGCGGTCGGACTCGTCGCGGCCGCAGCCTTCGGCTACTGGCACCAGTTCGTATCGCCGCTTCCCATGCACTTCAGCTTCTTTGCGCTCGTGCTCTCCGCCCTCGCCATGGTCGTCGTCAGCCTCCTCACCGCCCGGAGTTCCGCCGATGTGCTCGACGGCACCCGGACCGGCTGGTTCATCCAGTCACCCGAGAGCGCCCCGCGGCCGGGCGCACCGGGGGCGACCCGGCTCGCCGACAAGGACTCGCCCCGCCGGCAGTGACGGCGGAGCAATCCCGGTATTTCTTTTTTTGCGCCGCGCTGAGTCCGCCCGCCTCTCTTCGTAAAGTCCATATCCATATGAGCGAACACTTAGACTGCTGACATAACTGATGGATCGTTTGAGGTTGTCATGAAGACCGTCATCTACTATTTTACCGGCACCGGCAACTCCCTTGCCGCTGCAAAGAAGGTCGCCGGGCCCCTCGGGGATACTGAGTTTGTCCCGATAGCGGCGTTTCGGAATACCACGGACGAGATCATCCCGGACGCCGACCGTGTCGGGATCGTCTGCCCGGTCTACTTCTCCGGGCTCCCGGCGATGGCGGCATCGTTTGCGGAGCGCCTCGACGTCGCTAAAGCAGACTACGTCTTCTCGGTCGTCACGCACGGGGGAGGCGGAGGCTCTGCGGCTCTCCGGCAGATCGACGAGATCCTCAAGGAGCGGGCCGGAAGGGGGCTCGATGCGGGGTTCGCGGTGACCATGCCGGGCAACTACATCCTGATGTACGGTTCGCCCGCGGGGAAGAAGCGGGACCGGCTGCTCGCCGCGGCGGACGCGGAACTCGATGCGATCGCGGGCCGGATCCGGCGGGGGGAGCGGGTGAACCTCCCGTACGCGCCTCTGACGCGCCTCATCAGGGCCGTCATGTACCCCCGGTTCCGTTCCCGCGTCCACGGGGAAGACCGCAGGTTCACGGTGACCGAAGAGTGTACGTCCTGCGGTATCTGCGCGAGCATCTGCCCGGCGGAGAACATCGAGATGGTCGACGGCCGGCCGGTCTGGAACCACCGGTGCGAACTCTGCTGCGGGTGCATCCACCTCTGCCCGGCCGGGGCGATCCAGGCCGGAAAGGCTACCGAAGGAAGGCAGCGCTACCGGAACCCGTCGGTCGGCATCGCCGAACTGGAGCGCCGGCCATGAAGACCGTCATCTACTATTTTACCGGCACCGGCAACTCCCTTGCCGCGGCGAGGAAGATTGCCGGAGCTCTCGGGGAGACCGAACTCATCCCGATCGCATCGCTCGCGGACACCCCGGGGACTATCGCCCCGGATGCCGACCGGGTCGGGATCGTCTGCCCGGTCTACGACTGCGGGGTGCCGGTGATGGTCGCCAGGTTCGCGGAACGGCTCGATCTCTCGCAGGCGGGGTATACGTTTGCGGTCGTCACGATGGGCGGGATAGGGGTCTCGGCGCTCCACCAGTTGAACGGGATATTCAACAGACGGCAGAACCGGAGACTCGACGCCGCATTTGCCGTCAAAATGCCCGGCAACTTCCCGCCGCTCATGCGGTCGGTGCCGGGCGAGAAGTGTGGTAAGACCCTCGGCAGGGCAGACAGACGGCTCGCCGAGATCGCGGAGGCGATCGGGAGCGGCCGTTCGGTCTCCCCGGGGTTCGAGCCCGTCTCCTGGCTCGTGAACGTCCTGAGTTACGGGCCGTTCGTAAAGGGCACCCGGAACGCTGCAGAGGCCTTCTCCGTCTCGGATGCGTGTACCGGCTGCGGCACCTGCACAAGGGTCTGCCCGGCGGGCAATCTCACCCTCACCGACGGCCGTCCGGCCTGGGGGCGACGGTGCGAACTCTGCTGTGCCTGCCTCCACTTCTGCCCGACCGAGGCGATCCAGCTCAACGTGATGCTCGGGACCGAGGGCCGGGGGCGCTACCGGCACCCGGATCTCACGGTTGCGGATATGGTGAGCCAGCGGGGGGAGTGAGATTCGCACACGAGGTTTGAGTCATGGCAACTCCCCTGCGGCGGCTGCGTGGACGCCTGCCCGGAAGGGGCCGTCGGCTACGCGTGGAGAGGGAGATGACCGTTCACCGCCGTGATCTCGCCGAAGTACACGTTCATCGCGGTCAGCGTGCTGCTCATCCTCGCTGCAGCTGCCGGATGGGCTGCGAGCACCGTGCGGCGCCGGGCTCATAGAGAAAAGATATAAGCAGCAAGAAACCGTCCACCCCCGGCATGCAACCCTTCACGATCGCCGTTCCGGAGGCTGTCCTCGACGACCTGCGTCAACGCCTCGCCCGCACCCGCTGGCCCGATGACGGTGGCGGCCGGGGGTACGGCATCGATCTCGCATACATGAAAGACCTCGCCCGTTACTGGGAGCACTCCTATGACTGGCGGAGGCACGAGGCGTACCTGAACCGCTTCGCCCAGTTCAGGACGGAGGTCGACGGGGTGGGGATTCATTTCGTCCACGAGCGCGGGAGGGGACCGGACCCGACGCCGCTCCTCCTGCTCCACGGCTGGCCCGACTCGTTTTATCGGTATCACCGGGTCATCCCGATGCTTGCCGATCCCGCCCGGTTCGGCGGCGACCCCGATCTCTCGTTCGACGTGGTCGTCCCGTCCATCCCCGGACATGGGTTCTCCGACCGAAAGCCCATGACCACCGACGACACTGCCGATCTCTTCGCGGGACTGATGACGGAAGAACTGGGATACGGGAAGTTCGTCGCGGCCGGCGGCGACGCCGGGACCCTGATCGCCCAGGCCCTCGCGGAGCGCCACGCCGACGCCCTGGTCGGCATCCACCTGACCGATGTCGGCTACCCGGACCAGACGACGGATTTCTCGACCCTCACAGAGCCCGAGATGGCGTTCGCGAACTACATCCGGGAGTGGTGGATGAACGAAGGCGCCTTCAACATCATCCAGTCGACCAAACCGCAGAGCCTCGCCTACGGCCTGGCCGATTCGCCCGCAGGCCTCGCGGCCTGGATCATGAGTTTCATGGTCTCGGGCACGACCGGTGAGGAGTTTGAGACGCGCATCGGCCGGGACGAACTGCTCACGAACATCACGATCTACTGGGTTACCCGGACGATCGGCTCGTCCGTCCGCCGGTACTACCTTGACGCCCACGCGATCTTGGGCCCCTGGCGGCGCACCCCGGTTCCGGCTGCCGTCGCCCACCCTCCCCGGGACGCTCCGCTGCCGCGCGAATGGGCCGAGCGCCGGGTCAACCTCAGGCACTTCACCGAACTCCCCCGCGGGGGGCACTTCGCGGCCTGGGAAGAACCCGAACTTTACGCAAAGGATGTTTTGGATTTCGTCGGAGAACTGCGCAATTCTTAGGAAGACCCGCCGTGCAGGCCTGACGGCACAGCAGAACCCGCGCTCCGCGTTCCCTGCCCGGGAACTCCCGTTTTTCCCTCCAATTTGCGGCGTCTGCGGGGAAACAGATGGTCAACGATATAAGGTTTCGGCATAAACAGTACGGGCGTGAAATCGGCGGTACTGGGTGGCGGCCTCACCGGGATAACGCTGGCCCGCCTGCTCCACGAACAGGGCGACGACGTGACCGTTCTTGAACGGAACGAGATGATCGGGGGGCTCTGCCGCTCGAGGAAAGAGTTGGGGTTCACGTTCGATGCCGGGGGCTCGCACATCATCTTCTCCCGCGACGAGGAGGTCCTCTCCTTCATGCTCTCGGCACTCGGCGAGAACGCCGACCGGCGGGCGCGGAACACGAAGATTCTCTATAAAGGCCGCTACGTCAAATATCCCTTCGAGAACGGCCTGTATCAACTCCCTGACGAGGACCGCTTCTTCTGCATAAACGAGTTCGTCAAGAACCTCATCGCCGTCGAGAAAGGCGAAGTCCCGCCGCCGAAGAACTTTGCCGAATGGATCACCTGCACCTTCGGCCGGGGCATCGCCGAGTGCTACATGCTTCCCTACAACGAAAAGATCTGGAACTACCCGGCCGACCGGATGTCGCACCACTGGGTGGAGGGGCGCATCCCCCGCCCGCCGGTCGAGGATATCATCAAGTCGGCGATCGGCATCGAGACCGAGGGCTACGTCCACCAGGCGGTCTTCTCCTACCCGGTGACGGGC comes from the Methanoculleus marisnigri JR1 genome and includes:
- a CDS encoding epoxide hydrolase family protein, coding for MQPFTIAVPEAVLDDLRQRLARTRWPDDGGGRGYGIDLAYMKDLARYWEHSYDWRRHEAYLNRFAQFRTEVDGVGIHFVHERGRGPDPTPLLLLHGWPDSFYRYHRVIPMLADPARFGGDPDLSFDVVVPSIPGHGFSDRKPMTTDDTADLFAGLMTEELGYGKFVAAGGDAGTLIAQALAERHADALVGIHLTDVGYPDQTTDFSTLTEPEMAFANYIREWWMNEGAFNIIQSTKPQSLAYGLADSPAGLAAWIMSFMVSGTTGEEFETRIGRDELLTNITIYWVTRTIGSSVRRYYLDAHAILGPWRRTPVPAAVAHPPRDAPLPREWAERRVNLRHFTELPRGGHFAAWEEPELYAKDVLDFVGELRNS
- a CDS encoding EFR1 family ferrodoxin (N-terminal region resembles flavodoxins. C-terminal ferrodoxin region binds two 4Fe-4S clusters.), which gives rise to MKTVIYYFTGTGNSLAAAKKVAGPLGDTEFVPIAAFRNTTDEIIPDADRVGIVCPVYFSGLPAMAASFAERLDVAKADYVFSVVTHGGGGGSAALRQIDEILKERAGRGLDAGFAVTMPGNYILMYGSPAGKKRDRLLAAADAELDAIAGRIRRGERVNLPYAPLTRLIRAVMYPRFRSRVHGEDRRFTVTEECTSCGICASICPAENIEMVDGRPVWNHRCELCCGCIHLCPAGAIQAGKATEGRQRYRNPSVGIAELERRP
- a CDS encoding EFR1 family ferrodoxin (N-terminal region resembles flavodoxins. C-terminal ferrodoxin region binds two 4Fe-4S clusters.), yielding MKTVIYYFTGTGNSLAAARKIAGALGETELIPIASLADTPGTIAPDADRVGIVCPVYDCGVPVMVARFAERLDLSQAGYTFAVVTMGGIGVSALHQLNGIFNRRQNRRLDAAFAVKMPGNFPPLMRSVPGEKCGKTLGRADRRLAEIAEAIGSGRSVSPGFEPVSWLVNVLSYGPFVKGTRNAAEAFSVSDACTGCGTCTRVCPAGNLTLTDGRPAWGRRCELCCACLHFCPTEAIQLNVMLGTEGRGRYRHPDLTVADMVSQRGE